The Eremothecium cymbalariae DBVPG#7215 chromosome 7, complete sequence genome contains the following window.
GACACCAGACGTGGTGGACGCAGATGAGCTCACCTTGAAATGGGAAGACCCCAAGGAGGACGAATTGATAGAATATATGTGCAAGGAAAAGGGGTTCAATGAAGATAGAATCCGTTCAGGAATACAAAAGTTACGTAAGGGCTTGAAATCAGGTGTTCAAGGGAGGTTAGATTCTTTCTTTAAAGTGAAACCCAAAAGCAAGGAAGAGCTGGCCCGGGCATCAGCGAAAAGGGCCAAagattcatcaaaaaagacaaaaacCTCCGAAAGGAAAGGGAAAATAACTAAGAGAAGATAAGTTTAATACTCCAAGGCTGGAAATAGTGATCCATATCCCTTTTACAGGGATCATTATGTCAAGTAAATAATTCTAAAAGAATGATGGGGGTGATGGAataacttttttttgtttttgtcttCTGTTTATAATAACTCATTTGTGATATAAAAATAACCGATATACTAAAATAACCTCTTATAACCCTCTGCTGGTGCTACTGAAGGGTTTACCCATGAATATGCTTCCACAGATCTTTCAATAATCCACATAAGCTTATCAACCTTAACCAAAGAGTGTGATGGTTGACCTGTGACACCTATTCTGTAAGATAACATTTGGTCATAGAGTGCAGCTTTCAATCTTAacgtttttctttttatcttaATTTTGGTCTTCTTCCGGCTCACAGAACTAGCTTCCATTGGCACCTCCTCTTCCCCACTACTGTTGCCCTCCAGGAATCCTGGAGTAtttttattcaactttCGGGAGGCATATACTGTTATAAAAATGGCACCTTTATAACGTGATCTCATTCTGGATTGGTATCGCTTCTTTGGATCATTGGCCACTTCTGCGCTAAGAAGTTCATCGTTCGCCCagatattttcatcaatgtCGCCAAAGATAAACTCCAACAATAATGCGAGTTCATATGTGGCAACTAAATGTATCCACCCTATCGAAATCTTCGCAGCTGGATCATCATGCTCACATTTTCTagatataatagaaaaGTGGAAAACGTCACTCTTATCTTCTACCTGATCAGGGTTAATTCCAAACATTAAAGATATACGATTATCATATTGCCATCTCCTGAGGGCAATGATAGTTCTAAAATCTTTGACACCCGGCTCTAAAGACTTGGCCTTGGCATCCAAAAACGGCCCCAAGTCGTCAATAGActtgttttcaaaaatcaCTTCAGCTTGCCTGACGTCTTTCAAAATCTGATGAAAGTCCCCCTTCTGTGGAGAACGCAGGCTTTTCTTATCACTGCTCCTGAGCACTTCAGTATCGTAGTACCGTATCATGGTGTTCCTTAAAAACCCCCCACTGAAGCAAATTTCTTCAGGAAgtttaatattctttctttgCTTCTTCTCGGTGGTATGgtcctcttcttcttttattgTGTAGCGAAATCCTCTATTGACTGACACAACCGGAGAAACACATTCCTGAAACTTAGCTAGTTTGGGAGAGGTGAAGCTAAATGAAGTATCCAGTGACTTAGTCAACGAAGGTGTCTGCAGCGTGTCTGCCGATATCACATTGGGACTAGTGTCACACAAGAGAAAGGAGATGCGCGGAATCCTCGACGCCGTATCAATAGGAGAAGCATCAAAGTTATTTAAAGTactcaatatttttttgtcttcCTCAGTGTTATCCGAACTTGAAGCTTCCCCTGAGACCTTGGAGTGCCCAATATTCCTAGCGTAATTAGGAACTTTATTATCTGACTTATTTGATATGATCATAACTGTAGCCTGTATCTTAAAAAGAAGGATGGGCACAATACTTTAGAACTAGTACACTAAAGATATCGATAATCTTTAAAATTTATGGCTTAATATAATCTTTTGTGGGATTAAATTTTGTCACATTTTATTTGGTGTCAGCGTCAATGCAAGGGGAGGGGCAGACGGCAGGCTGAGTATTTCGGTCGCAGCTGCTTGCGTAATCTTACATACTACATGACTGTGCATTACCCTGATGTTCTTAACACAGATACCAAAAGAATACAACTACAAGATACCTTTGGTAGTTtcaaactatatatatcaacCAAATCCAGTGTAATCTATTTTATTATGCCCAATCTCTATCTTTCTTACGGTCAGAGTTGATTATTCAGCTTGCAATTTTCCAGTGGCGAACGGTTTTTagagattttttttgttacGCCCTTTGCgttttaataatataaacgATTTGTATTATTAGAACAAAATCACAGTGTAGTACAAAAGTAGATACTAGGTAGAATAGCTGAAAATGTCCTTTGTGAAGTCCACCACGTCAAAGTATAAGTTTGGGGCACATGTTAGTGCAGCTGGGGGGATTTCGAATAGTGTATCGAACGCATTTAATATTGGATGTAATTCATTTGCTATGTTTCTTAAATCCCCTAGACAATGGAACTCCAAACCATACACCAAGGAGGAAATACAGAAGTTTAAGGATAACTGTGACAAGTTAGGATATAATGCAAAAACGGATATTTTGCCGCATGGCTCGtactttattaatttgGCCAACCCGGACCACGAGAAGGCCGAGAAGGCGTATGGGGCGTTTATCGATGACTTACAGCGGTGCGAACAGCTCGGGATTGGTCTGTATAACTTCCACCCTGGTTCTTCGCTGAAGGGTGATCATCAGAGACAGTTGGATCAGCTTGCCAAGTACATTAACAAGGCAATTGACGAGACCAGTTTTGTCAAGATTGTGTTGGAAAATATGGCTGGACATGGGAATTTGATTGGTTCGAACTTAAACGACCTGAAGACGGTGATAAGTcttgttgaaaagaaggGTAGGGTTGGCGTTTGCGTTGATACTTGCCATACGTTTGCTGCTGGTTATGATATAAGCGATCAGAAGTCTTTTGATAGTTTTTGGAAACAGTTTGATTCAATTGTGGGTATGAAGTATTTGAGTGGTATCCACCTGAACGATTCGAAAGCTCCACTAGCTGCCAATGCTGATAGACATGAACTGCTTGGAGAAGGTTATTTGGGTTTGGGTGTGTTCCACACCATATCTCACACCGATTTCCTAAAGAATATCCCAGTTATCTTAGAGACTCCGCAAAAGGAAGACAAAGGATATGGGGAGGAAATAAAACTACTGGAATGGTTAGAAACACTAGATGTTGATGTTACCAAGAACGAAGAATACCTATTGAAATCAGAACAGCTGCACAAACGGGGTTTCAAATCTAGACAGGAATTTGCCACAAAATTCGAGAAAAAGAGAGCTAAAAGCTCAAAGGATAGCAGCAAAAAGCGTTCAGCTGGCTCAGACGATATAATATCTCAGCTGGCTAATAGGAAATTGCCCAAGAGAGAATGAGCGCAGCACTCCCTCATGTAATATAGCAAGATATACATgtacacatatatatatcgaaTATATATTAGTACGGATACCCCTCCCCGCCCCTGGTGACTTCAGAGTATTCACACCATTTGAAACAACACTACTACAAGAGCTGTAGCACTTACTACCCACAAAAACCAACTATATATTGATTACTGCGATCCATTACAATATGTATTTTCGTCCCTTACAAGGACATAATAAATGGCGCGAACATGCGACTAACTCGATGAGCAACCAAAATACACCAAGCCATCCCGTTCGAACACGCTCAGAAAACGTAAATCACTGGCATAAACAAAACCCCCAAAGCATCCACGATATTCGAATCATAATATTGacattatatatgtaacTAAACTATTGCTAAACATTAAGAACAGTCTACTTTTGTGATTTGATGCCTTTCACACAAGTGTTCCTTTTTTTCGTGGTTTTCCCAGCTGCGTAATTAATGAATAACTCTCTCAACATGATATTTTGCCAAGAACAACGAAAACAAAGGGGGGTTTTATTAGAGGAAGATCAAAGGCGTCTCGATTATTAACTGTAGGGGTTAATATATAAGTCGATCTGAGACTTTTGTCCCGATATAAGTGGTTGTTGGATTGAAAAAGGGAAGAGTTTCGGAgtattttggttttaagAAAGTATAACGGGGACTGTTATACGAAAATATTAGATAATAGGAGGTTTTAGGCTTCTTGTGAGGGGGAAGCAGATCAATGGGCAATACTTATGATTCGGGGGATTTGTCTAAATCCATAAAAATAGATGAAGAGGGGTTTAATGgtttggaagaagaaagggATCCGCGGGAGGATGTTGATATACCATTACAAGGGCAGTCGGATTCTCTCACCAGTATAAGGAGTAAGGATAATGTACATGTTCTTCCCACACCTTCAACAGCGAGTTTTTCACCTGACTTTAAAGTAATGCCAAGTGAAGAGGTTGAACTACATATACCCAAGAGAAGGCATTCTCAGAAATGGCACCAACACTCATCGTATATGAAGTTGAACAATGATATATGGAATTTACCTTCGACTCTCGACATAGGTTCACGGAGTATACCCAATCAGAGGGTCGCATCGGATTATTGTACGGGCGCGCCTTCATTTAAGAATGAGGGGGTTCTTGGGAACCGTGTTGTTTCCTTGCCAGGCATAGAGTCTGATTTGTCTGCGGGGTCTCCATCTACTGCCAAAACTCAATTAAAGCCGCTGACTATCTTCGAGGAGTCAATTGGGCAGTTACCAGAATCGGATGAACAGCAACAAGAAAAACTACAACAACaggtgcagcagcatcGGCTTCAATTACAACGGCTAAAATTgaaggagcaggaggaggagcaggaggaagAACAGGAGGAGGAACAGGAGACAGGGATCCTATCTCACCACCCTCAAGAATCACAGAAACGAAGCTTCCCAGAGAGTACATCAGATGAGGAAGATAAACATTTGGTAGGCTACCTCATGCCGGAGCTGCGCGATACTCTGTTGTGGAGGAAAGTGAAACGTATAGGGTCCGGTAATTTTAGCGATGTTTACATGTATGAACTAGTTGATAAGCAAGAATTTCATATTTTCGATAAGGTTGCTGTGAAGTGCATTAGGTATCCCTCTGATTTATTGTTGTCGCAGTCTAGATTGTCGCCCAAAGTTAACGAGACACTGTCACGTTTGGAAAGTTCCCTTACTCGTGAGCTTTCTGTATTGAGAGAGCTCGATCACCCTTGTATCGTGAAGTTGTACGGCATTAATAATCCCGAGTTCTTGATCAGCAAGAGACCGTTAACAGGTCGTAATGAAAACAAACCTTTCCCGTTATGTAAAATGATCATGTCATACTGCGCCGGCGGAGACCTCCTGGACATGGCGAAACAGAGGAGATTTCCCGATTGGCTGCTACAGAGAATCTTTGCTGAATTGGCGCATTCTGTTCTCTATTTGCATACAAATTTAATTATCCATAGGGATTTGAAGTTGGAGAATGTCTTGATAAAATACCCACTATCGTATCTGCTCACAGCACGAAACGAGGTAGAACATAGCATCATTGAATTAGCTGATTTTGGTCTCTGCAGAAGAATCGAGCCAAATGAATTATGCACAACTCGTTGTGGATCAGAAGATTACGTTTCCCCTGAAATACTAATGGGGCTACCTTATGACGGCCGACTTTGTGATACCTGGGCCTTGGGGGTGGTCCTTTATGCATTGTTGGAGGATAGATTGCCCTTTGACCCACTTCCCTCCCAGATTCAACATAAAACTCGACCAAGGTCTACCGCCCATAGAATTGCAAGATACGAATGGAGATGGCTACTTCTGGCTGAGAAAGAACATAACGCAAAATCTATTGTAAATAACTGTCTTGTCAATAGACAAAACCGTTGGAATATTCatgatatcatcaaaagtgattatgtttcttcaattgtCTCTAAGCTCAGTTTTCTACTGGACATTAAAACAATGCAGCACGCAtgattttatatataaaggtGTCATCCATTTGATATTTAAGACCCAATAACCAATTTCTAGTCTTGTAATACCTCTTCTTTTATTAGACCTGTtagatcacgtgatatatttaaaggTAGAGGTCCGGGGCCTTAGGATCAACATAAgcatatatttttgttgcgATCAATATAGTTAATGACTTAGCACCCACTAGCTACGCAAATATACCTATCCCAAGAAGGCTATAAGGctatttaaaatattcaaattcGTATTGTAAGTATGCCAGTGGAAGCAACTGAAACAGAAGTGGTTGTTACACATCCTTCTAATGGAAATACTGCGGTTAAAATATTGAACTATGGGGCCACAGCTTACTCTTGGACTATTGAAGGAAAGGAGCAATTATGGCTATCAGCAGCTGCTAAGCTAGATGGATCGAAACCGGTACGTGGTGGTATCCCATTAGTTTTCCCAGTTTTTGGGAAGAATACAGATGACGAATATTTATCGAAGTTGCCCCAGCATGGAGTTGCTAGGAATTCTACGTGGGAATTTCTTGGACAAGTCAAGGAAAACCCACCTACTGTGCAGTTTGGATTGGGCCCAGAGTTGGCTAATGAAGAGCTTACGTCTCTGTGGCCATTCGACTATACTTTGGTGTTGACAATTGAATTAGGCAAGGAGCACTTGAAGACGGATATCGAAGTTGTGAACACATCTACCGCAGAAGCTTTGAAGTTTAACTGGTTGTTCCATACATACCTGAAGATTGATGACATTGAAGATACAATGGTCTCAAATCTAGCTGAATTTAAAGTTTACGATCAGGTCTTGAAACAGACATACATTGACAACCAGCCAGTCGTTTCCGTTCACGAAGAACTAGACAGGGTGTACCAGAAGGTGTCGGAGAATAGGGTAATTCAGGTTGTCGACAAGGGCGAGCCAATACATACGCTCAAGAGGAAGAATCTCCCTGATGTCGTTGTGTGGAATCCATGGGTTGATAAGTCAAAATCCATGGCTGATTTCGAACCAAAATCTGATTACGAAAAGATGATATGTATTGAACCTGGCCATGTTCACGACTTTATAGTTTTAAAGCCAGGTGAGAAATGGTCCGGATCCCAATTGCTATCCAAGGACAGTTTGAAGTATCAAGTGGTCTGACATAGCTAATagaaaaacaataaaaaattatacTCTACGACATTGAACACTCAGCCATGCGATAGTGGGTGTTCCCCACATATGTTTCCCCAGCATGTAGCACGCCCACGAACGCGCATTCCCACGTAAATAGGTGatatgtatacatatacgttacagatatatatatagatttAGTTCAGCTACTTTCTTAGTTCGTATTCCGCTCATTTTTCTCTACTTACATGAAAACGGACAACTTTAATCCTTCTTCCCTGTTACAGATGCCGA
Protein-coding sequences here:
- a CDS encoding uncharacterized protein (similar to Ashbya gossypii ABL053W), whose translation is MIISNKSDNKVPNYARNIGHSKVSGEASSSDNTEEDKKILSTLNNFDASPIDTASRIPRISFLLCDTSPNVISADTLQTPSLTKSLDTSFSFTSPKLAKFQECVSPVVSVNRGFRYTIKEEEDHTTEKKQRKNIKLPEEICFSGGFLRNTMIRYYDTEVLRSSDKKSLRSPQKGDFHQILKDVRQAEVIFENKSIDDLGPFLDAKAKSLEPGVKDFRTIIALRRWQYDNRISLMFGINPDQVEDKSDVFHFSIISRKCEHDDPAAKISIGWIHLVATYELALLLEFIFGDIDENIWANDELLSAEVANDPKKRYQSRMRSRYKGAIFITVYASRKLNKNTPGFLEGNSSGEEEVPMEASSVSRKKTKIKIKRKTLRLKAALYDQMLSYRIGVTGQPSHSLVKVDKLMWIIERSVEAYSWVNPSVAPAEGYKRLF
- the PRR1 gene encoding serine/threonine protein kinase PRR1 (similar to Ashbya gossypii ABL055C), with translation MGNTYDSGDLSKSIKIDEEGFNGLEEERDPREDVDIPLQGQSDSLTSIRSKDNVHVLPTPSTASFSPDFKVMPSEEVELHIPKRRHSQKWHQHSSYMKLNNDIWNLPSTLDIGSRSIPNQRVASDYCTGAPSFKNEGVLGNRVVSLPGIESDLSAGSPSTAKTQLKPLTIFEESIGQLPESDEQQQEKLQQQVQQHRLQLQRLKLKEQEEEQEEEQEEEQETGILSHHPQESQKRSFPESTSDEEDKHLVGYLMPELRDTLLWRKVKRIGSGNFSDVYMYELVDKQEFHIFDKVAVKCIRYPSDLLLSQSRLSPKVNETLSRLESSLTRELSVLRELDHPCIVKLYGINNPEFLISKRPLTGRNENKPFPLCKMIMSYCAGGDLLDMAKQRRFPDWLLQRIFAELAHSVLYLHTNLIIHRDLKLENVLIKYPLSYLLTARNEVEHSIIELADFGLCRRIEPNELCTTRCGSEDYVSPEILMGLPYDGRLCDTWALGVVLYALLEDRLPFDPLPSQIQHKTRPRSTAHRIARYEWRWLLLAEKEHNAKSIVNNCLVNRQNRWNIHDIIKSDYVSSIVSKLSFLLDIKTMQHA
- the APN1 gene encoding DNA-(apurinic or apyrimidinic site) lyase APN1 (similar to Ashbya gossypii ABL054C): MSFVKSTTSKYKFGAHVSAAGGISNSVSNAFNIGCNSFAMFLKSPRQWNSKPYTKEEIQKFKDNCDKLGYNAKTDILPHGSYFINLANPDHEKAEKAYGAFIDDLQRCEQLGIGLYNFHPGSSLKGDHQRQLDQLAKYINKAIDETSFVKIVLENMAGHGNLIGSNLNDLKTVISLVEKKGRVGVCVDTCHTFAAGYDISDQKSFDSFWKQFDSIVGMKYLSGIHLNDSKAPLAANADRHELLGEGYLGLGVFHTISHTDFLKNIPVILETPQKEDKGYGEEIKLLEWLETLDVDVTKNEEYLLKSEQLHKRGFKSRQEFATKFEKKRAKSSKDSSKKRSAGSDDIISQLANRKLPKRE
- a CDS encoding glucose-6-phosphate 1-epimerase (similar to Ashbya gossypii ABL056C), with the protein product MPVEATETEVVVTHPSNGNTAVKILNYGATAYSWTIEGKEQLWLSAAAKLDGSKPVRGGIPLVFPVFGKNTDDEYLSKLPQHGVARNSTWEFLGQVKENPPTVQFGLGPELANEELTSLWPFDYTLVLTIELGKEHLKTDIEVVNTSTAEALKFNWLFHTYLKIDDIEDTMVSNLAEFKVYDQVLKQTYIDNQPVVSVHEELDRVYQKVSENRVIQVVDKGEPIHTLKRKNLPDVVVWNPWVDKSKSMADFEPKSDYEKMICIEPGHVHDFIVLKPGEKWSGSQLLSKDSLKYQVV